In Lapillicoccus jejuensis, the DNA window CGAGCACCCGGACCTCGTCGAAGGGCTGCTCGAACGCGCGCAGGACGTGCTCGCCGGCGGGCAGGTAGCCGCGGCCCGACGCGACCTCCTCGCGCAGGAACGCGCCCATCGCCGCGACGCGCTCGCGGACCGGCTCGAGGGCCGGCAGCCAGGTCGGGTGGACGAGCTCCTCGAGCGGGCGGGCGGGCACGGTCAGCAACCTACTCCCGCGTACGACGACCCCCCGCGCCGGTCGGCGGAGGCTGCGGCAGGATCGGTCCCGTGGACCCGCACGGACCGCGACCCGTCGTCGTGTTCGACCTCGACGGCACGATCGCCGACACCATCCCGCTCATCCTCGCCAGCTACCGGCACGCCTTCGAGCAGGTGGTCGGCGAGGTCCCGCCGGAGGCCGAGCTGCGCTCGTGGATCGGGCAGCCGCTCATCCGCACGTTCCGCGCCGGGTGGCCGGAGCGGGCCGACGAGCTCTTCACGACCTACGTCGCGTGGAACCGCGCGCACACCGCCGAGCTCATCCGCCGGTACGACGGCGTGACCGAGGTCCTCGCCGACCTCGCCGCCGCCGGCGCGCGGGTCGCCGTCGCGACGTCGAAGATGCGCGACATCGCGGCGACCTGCACCGAGCTGGTCGGGGCGGCGCCCTACCTCGGCGCGCTGGTCGGGCTCGAGGACACCACCGAGCACAAGCCCGACCCCGCGCCCCTGCTCGAGGCGGTGGCCCGGGTCGGCGGGACGCCGGGCGGGGCGACGTACGTCGGGGACGCCGTCGTCGACGTGCTCGCCGCGCAGGCGGCCGGGATGGCGTCGGTGGCGGTCAGCTG includes these proteins:
- a CDS encoding HAD family hydrolase: MDPHGPRPVVVFDLDGTIADTIPLILASYRHAFEQVVGEVPPEAELRSWIGQPLIRTFRAGWPERADELFTTYVAWNRAHTAELIRRYDGVTEVLADLAAAGARVAVATSKMRDIAATCTELVGAAPYLGALVGLEDTTEHKPDPAPLLEAVARVGGTPGGATYVGDAVVDVLAAQAAGMASVAVSWGAESREALAAARPDHLVDTAEQLRAVLLGDGPVAAAPGSAARS